From one Pseudactinotalea sp. HY158 genomic stretch:
- a CDS encoding M17 family metallopeptidase — MTAALPLLSATDAFGALDGVDALVLLVAPGEDAPELLPGSGAGADLAAGFGLDLAGTLARLEVTGAAGQAVSLPLPVIADDDRWAQFPPLLLFAGGDGSAVDARRAGAAIARAARPGQVVAIADLAGLTDPAATALVEGLVLASYRHPFRGAGPGPTGPADQFRLVGVDPDALAGGLCSAEATVVARRWAATPSNVKNPQWFAEQAVDAVEALGRRSGGSAATTRVRVHDEQWIREHGLGGLAAVGNGSATPPRLVVVEYTPAGAEPGRIVLVGKGITYDTGGISIKPRAAMVPMKTDMAGAAAVLAAVLGAAEAGVATSVVGVLPMAENAFSGGSYRPGDIVTIADGTTVEIGNTDAEGRMVLADGMAWARAHYEPEAMIDVATLTGAASLGLGKEHGALYATADRLAHGLESAGEQTGEALWRMPLVDDYAAALTSPVADLSHISRDRHVGGGSITAALFLRHFAGDVPWAHLDIAGPGRAARTTGILTEGATGFGARTLLRFLRDY; from the coding sequence ATGACGGCGGCTCTGCCGCTGCTGAGTGCGACGGACGCGTTCGGCGCCCTCGACGGCGTCGACGCGCTCGTGCTGCTCGTCGCGCCCGGCGAGGACGCGCCGGAGCTCCTGCCGGGGTCCGGCGCGGGTGCCGATCTCGCGGCCGGTTTCGGCCTCGACCTGGCGGGCACGCTCGCGCGGCTCGAGGTCACGGGCGCGGCCGGGCAGGCGGTCTCACTGCCCCTGCCCGTGATTGCGGACGACGACCGCTGGGCCCAGTTTCCGCCCCTGCTCCTCTTCGCCGGAGGGGACGGCTCCGCCGTCGACGCGCGGCGGGCGGGCGCGGCCATCGCCCGGGCGGCGCGCCCGGGCCAGGTGGTGGCGATCGCCGACCTGGCCGGGCTGACGGACCCGGCGGCCACGGCCCTGGTCGAGGGGCTCGTGCTCGCCTCCTACCGGCACCCGTTCCGCGGCGCGGGCCCGGGCCCGACGGGGCCCGCCGACCAGTTCCGGCTCGTCGGCGTGGACCCGGACGCGCTCGCCGGCGGGCTCTGCTCGGCCGAGGCGACCGTCGTCGCCCGCCGGTGGGCCGCGACGCCGAGCAACGTCAAGAACCCGCAGTGGTTCGCCGAGCAGGCGGTCGACGCGGTCGAGGCCCTCGGGCGGCGCTCCGGGGGGAGTGCCGCCACCACGCGGGTGCGCGTGCACGACGAGCAGTGGATACGCGAGCACGGGCTCGGCGGCCTCGCGGCCGTCGGGAACGGCTCGGCCACGCCGCCGCGGCTCGTCGTGGTCGAATACACCCCCGCCGGCGCCGAGCCGGGCCGGATCGTGCTCGTGGGCAAGGGGATCACCTACGACACCGGCGGCATCAGCATCAAGCCCCGGGCCGCGATGGTCCCGATGAAGACCGACATGGCGGGGGCGGCGGCGGTGCTCGCCGCGGTCCTCGGCGCGGCCGAGGCCGGCGTGGCCACCTCGGTCGTGGGCGTGCTGCCCATGGCCGAGAACGCGTTCTCCGGCGGCTCCTACCGCCCCGGTGACATCGTGACGATCGCCGACGGCACCACGGTCGAGATCGGGAACACCGACGCCGAGGGCCGGATGGTGCTCGCCGACGGCATGGCCTGGGCGCGCGCACACTACGAGCCCGAGGCGATGATCGACGTCGCCACCCTCACGGGGGCGGCGAGCCTCGGCCTCGGCAAGGAGCACGGCGCCCTGTACGCCACCGCCGACCGACTCGCGCACGGCCTCGAGAGCGCGGGCGAGCAGACGGGCGAGGCGCTGTGGCGCATGCCGCTCGTGGACGACTACGCCGCCGCGCTCACCTCCCCGGTGGCCGACCTGAGCCACATCAGCCGGGACCGGCACGTGGGCGGCGGCTCGATCACGGCCGCCCTGTTCCTACGCCACTTCGCCGGGGACGTGCCCTGGGCGCACCTCGACATCGCCGGCCCGGGGCGGGCGGCGCGAACCACGGGCATCCTCACCGAGGGCGCGACCGGATTCGGCGCGCGCACCCTGCTGCGGTTCCTGCGCGACTACTGA
- a CDS encoding DUF3117 domain-containing protein: protein MAAMKPRTGDGPLEVTKEGRGIIMRVPLEGGGRLVVELNATEASELSEALSAVAP, encoded by the coding sequence ATGGCGGCCATGAAGCCCCGGACCGGTGACGGACCCCTTGAAGTGACCAAGGAAGGGCGCGGCATCATCATGCGCGTACCGCTTGAAGGTGGAGGGCGACTCGTGGTCGAGCTGAACGCCACGGAGGCATCCGAACTCAGCGAGGCGCTCAGCGCGGTCGCACCCTGA
- a CDS encoding TIGR00730 family Rossman fold protein produces MTHDPAYYHQRGPVRLSGKLIPEKTTDERLLEPADEEPDWLHSDPWRVMRIQAEFIEGFGALADLGPAVSVFGSARFHDGSPEYELGGRVARELVAAGYAVITGGGPGVMEAANKGAKASGGTSVGLGIELPFEQGMNPYVDLGVNFRYFFARKTMFVKYAQGFIVLPGGFGTLDELFEALTLVQTGKVRRFPIVLMGSEYWGGLLDWLRSAPGGRGAIGPTDVDLMHMTDDPVEAVAYIANADAVLREQQAVAQQRGEPVEG; encoded by the coding sequence ATGACGCACGATCCCGCCTACTACCACCAGCGCGGACCCGTTCGGCTGAGCGGCAAGCTCATCCCCGAGAAGACGACCGACGAACGGCTCCTCGAGCCGGCGGACGAGGAGCCGGACTGGCTCCACTCGGACCCGTGGCGGGTCATGCGCATCCAGGCCGAGTTCATCGAGGGCTTCGGCGCCCTCGCCGACCTCGGCCCGGCGGTGAGCGTCTTCGGCTCGGCCCGGTTCCACGACGGCTCCCCCGAGTACGAGCTCGGCGGTCGGGTGGCCCGCGAACTCGTCGCGGCGGGCTATGCGGTCATCACCGGCGGCGGGCCGGGCGTCATGGAGGCCGCGAACAAGGGCGCGAAGGCCTCGGGCGGCACGTCGGTCGGCCTCGGGATCGAGCTGCCGTTCGAGCAGGGGATGAACCCCTACGTCGACCTGGGAGTGAACTTCCGCTACTTCTTCGCCCGCAAGACGATGTTCGTCAAGTACGCCCAGGGGTTCATCGTGCTCCCCGGCGGCTTCGGCACCCTGGACGAGCTCTTCGAGGCGCTCACCCTCGTGCAGACCGGCAAGGTGCGCCGGTTCCCGATCGTGCTCATGGGCAGCGAGTACTGGGGAGGCCTGCTCGACTGGCTGCGTTCGGCTCCCGGCGGTCGGGGGGCGATCGGGCCGACCGACGTCGACCTCATGCACATGACCGACGATCCGGTCGAGGCCGTGGCCTATATCGCCAACGCCGACGCCGTGCTGCGCGAGCAGCAGGCCGTCGCGCAGCAGCGGGGGGAGCCGGTCGAGGGATGA
- a CDS encoding NAD(P)H-quinone dehydrogenase has translation MTTPLSATAPIPIAPNPPATAPAAAPAPTATRTAERGGRRGFRDHARVAIVGGGPGGYEAALVAAQLGAEVTVVERQGIGGSAVLTDVVPSKALIATAEQATMTESAHELGLEAACGHEGELTVDFARMDSRVLTLAAAQSRDIRTRLEREGVAIVDAHGRLDANGEVVADGRVIEADVVLLSTGARPRVLPTAEPDGERILTWTQVYGLTELPEHLIVVGSGVTGAEFAGAYTGLGAKVTLVSSRDRVLPGEDQDAAEVIEGAFRRRGMTVLSRSRAAAVRRVTSGAGDGVEVELADGRVVAGSHCLVAVGSVPNTEDLGLDEAGVRTTEAGHIDVDRVSRTTARGIYAAGDCTGVHALASVAAMQGRIAMWHALGDAVAPLDLAHASANIFTAPEIATVGISESDITSGRVRGQVAMVPLARNPRAKMQGIREGFIKLFAHRASGLVLGGVVVAPSASELIYPITLAVTNQLTVDQVASAFTVYPSLSGSLAEAARILHDTHA, from the coding sequence GTGACCACTCCGCTCTCCGCCACCGCACCGATCCCCATCGCCCCGAATCCACCGGCCACCGCACCGGCCGCCGCACCGGCACCGACGGCCACCCGAACGGCGGAACGCGGGGGGCGGCGCGGGTTCCGCGACCACGCCCGGGTCGCGATCGTCGGCGGGGGACCGGGCGGGTATGAGGCGGCCCTCGTCGCGGCGCAGCTCGGCGCGGAGGTGACCGTGGTCGAGCGGCAGGGGATCGGCGGCTCGGCGGTGCTCACCGACGTCGTCCCCTCGAAGGCGCTCATCGCGACCGCCGAACAGGCGACGATGACCGAGAGCGCGCACGAGCTCGGCCTCGAGGCCGCGTGCGGGCACGAGGGCGAGCTGACCGTGGACTTCGCCCGCATGGACTCGCGGGTGCTCACGCTCGCGGCGGCCCAGTCGAGGGACATCCGCACCCGCCTCGAACGCGAGGGGGTCGCGATCGTCGACGCCCACGGCCGCCTCGACGCCAACGGCGAGGTCGTGGCGGATGGGCGGGTGATCGAGGCCGACGTCGTGCTGCTCTCGACCGGGGCCCGGCCCCGCGTGCTGCCCACCGCCGAGCCGGACGGCGAGCGGATCCTCACGTGGACCCAGGTGTACGGCCTGACGGAGCTGCCCGAGCACCTGATCGTCGTCGGATCGGGGGTCACGGGGGCCGAGTTCGCCGGCGCCTACACGGGACTCGGCGCGAAGGTCACCCTCGTCTCCTCCCGCGACCGGGTGCTCCCGGGGGAGGACCAGGATGCGGCCGAGGTGATCGAGGGGGCGTTCCGTCGCCGCGGCATGACCGTGCTCTCCCGGTCCCGGGCCGCCGCCGTGCGCCGGGTGACTTCGGGGGCCGGCGACGGGGTCGAGGTCGAACTCGCGGACGGCCGGGTCGTGGCCGGATCCCATTGCCTGGTCGCCGTCGGGTCCGTGCCGAACACCGAGGACCTCGGGCTCGACGAGGCCGGGGTGCGCACGACCGAGGCCGGGCACATCGACGTCGACCGGGTCTCCCGCACGACCGCCCGCGGCATCTACGCCGCGGGGGACTGCACCGGCGTGCACGCCCTCGCCTCCGTGGCCGCCATGCAGGGCCGGATCGCGATGTGGCACGCCCTCGGCGACGCGGTGGCGCCCCTCGACCTCGCCCACGCGAGCGCCAACATCTTCACCGCCCCCGAGATCGCCACGGTCGGGATCAGCGAGTCCGACATCACCTCCGGCCGGGTCCGCGGCCAGGTCGCGATGGTGCCCCTCGCCCGCAACCCGCGGGCGAAGATGCAGGGCATCCGCGAGGGGTTCATCAAACTGTTCGCCCACCGCGCCTCGGGCCTCGTGCTCGGCGGGGTGGTCGTCGCCCCGAGCGCCTCCGAACTCATCTACCCGATCACGCTCGCCGTCACGAACCAGCTGACGGTCGACCAGGTGGCCAGCGCCTTCACCGTCTATCCATCCCTGTCGGGGTCGTTGGCCGAAGCGGCCCGCATCCTGCACGACACCCACGCCTGA
- a CDS encoding purine-nucleoside phosphorylase gives MTPAAEPDEAASPRRLAQDAARVILDAAGLDRVDIALVLGSGWGGAADVLGETVVELPAGEVPGFAASGVPGHSGTLRVVRFAAGADGSARHALVLGARTHFYEGRGVRAVAHGVRCAAAAGATTVVLTNGCGGLDPEWAPGTPVLISDHLNLTAASPLEGATFVDLTDLYSSRLRRAARAIDPTLAEGVYLQMRGPHYETPAEVRMARTLGADLVGMSTALEAIAAREAGLEILGLSLVTNLAAGISPTPLAHDDVVAAGRAAAPRLAGLLAEIVRTIA, from the coding sequence ATGACTCCCGCCGCCGAGCCCGACGAGGCCGCCTCCCCCCGCCGACTCGCCCAGGACGCGGCCCGCGTGATCCTCGACGCCGCCGGACTCGACCGGGTCGACATCGCGCTCGTACTCGGCTCCGGCTGGGGCGGTGCCGCGGACGTGCTGGGCGAGACCGTCGTCGAGCTGCCGGCCGGCGAGGTGCCCGGCTTCGCCGCCTCGGGCGTGCCGGGCCACAGCGGCACCCTGCGGGTCGTGCGCTTCGCAGCCGGCGCGGACGGGTCGGCCAGGCACGCGCTCGTGCTCGGAGCCCGCACCCACTTCTACGAGGGCCGCGGCGTGCGGGCCGTCGCGCACGGCGTGCGGTGCGCGGCTGCGGCCGGCGCGACCACGGTCGTGCTGACCAACGGCTGCGGGGGCCTCGACCCCGAGTGGGCGCCCGGCACCCCGGTGCTCATCAGCGACCACCTCAACCTCACGGCGGCCTCCCCGCTCGAGGGGGCGACGTTCGTCGACCTGACCGACCTGTACTCGTCGCGGCTGCGCCGGGCCGCCCGCGCGATCGACCCGACCCTCGCCGAGGGCGTGTACCTGCAGATGCGCGGCCCCCACTACGAGACCCCGGCGGAGGTGCGGATGGCCCGCACGCTCGGGGCCGACCTCGTGGGCATGAGCACCGCGCTCGAGGCGATCGCGGCCCGGGAGGCCGGGCTGGAGATCCTCGGCCTCTCCCTCGTGACGAACCTCGCCGCCGGGATCTCGCCCACCCCGCTCGCCCACGACGACGTCGTGGCCGCCGGCCGGGCCGCGGCACCCCGGCTCGCCGGGCTGCTGGCCGAGATCGTGCGCACCATCGCCTGA
- a CDS encoding phospho-sugar mutase yields the protein MPTPTELHARVRAWIDDDPDPGTAAELTDVLTRARAGDAGAGADLADRFAGLLQFGTAGLRGRLGGGPARMNRAVVIRAAAGLSAHLWRVLGAAPTVVIGFDARHGSAVFARDTAEIVAAAGGRALLFDATCPTPLLAFAVRQLEADAGVMVTASHNPPRDNGYKVYLGGRASDVAGRGVQIVPPADAEIAAAIAAVPSVAAVDRSEESARANGGSISIVGPELVDAYVAAAIGSGGDAAATPAGLRIVLTPMHGVGGAVATRVLAEAGFENVTLVAEQAEPDPDFPTVAFPNPEEPGALDLAIATARAAGADLIIANDPDADRVSIAVPAGDGWRQLTGDEVGALLGEYLGSRTETGVFANSIVSSRLLERIASDHGLEHRTTLTGFKWISRTPGLVYGYEEALGYCVDPDRVRDKDGITAGLAIARLAEESARAGRTLADLLDDLARRHGLYATAPLSVRMADLAAIPAAMTRLREQGPATLAGSPVTSAIDLAGGGDLPPTDGLVYLTESGDRVVVRPSGTEPKIKCYLEVVLPVTGEVAPVRERAAERLARLSTDIAAAAGIG from the coding sequence ATGCCCACGCCGACCGAACTCCACGCACGCGTACGAGCCTGGATCGACGACGATCCGGACCCGGGCACGGCGGCCGAGCTGACCGACGTCCTCACGCGTGCCCGGGCGGGCGACGCGGGCGCCGGCGCGGATCTCGCGGACCGGTTCGCCGGCCTCCTGCAGTTCGGCACGGCCGGCCTGCGCGGGCGGCTCGGGGGCGGTCCCGCGCGGATGAACCGGGCCGTCGTGATCCGGGCCGCGGCCGGGCTCTCGGCCCACCTGTGGCGCGTGCTCGGGGCGGCGCCGACCGTGGTCATCGGATTCGACGCCCGCCACGGCTCCGCGGTGTTCGCCCGGGACACCGCCGAGATCGTCGCGGCGGCGGGCGGGCGGGCGCTGCTGTTCGATGCGACCTGTCCGACGCCGCTGCTCGCGTTCGCGGTGCGGCAACTGGAGGCCGATGCGGGGGTCATGGTCACCGCCTCGCACAATCCGCCGCGCGACAACGGCTACAAGGTCTACCTCGGGGGCCGGGCGAGCGACGTGGCCGGGCGCGGGGTGCAGATCGTTCCGCCCGCGGACGCCGAGATCGCCGCGGCCATCGCGGCGGTGCCCTCGGTCGCCGCCGTGGACCGCAGCGAGGAGTCGGCCCGCGCGAACGGCGGGAGCATCTCGATCGTCGGCCCGGAGCTCGTGGACGCCTACGTGGCCGCGGCGATCGGGAGCGGCGGGGACGCCGCGGCGACCCCGGCCGGGCTGCGGATCGTGCTCACCCCGATGCACGGGGTGGGCGGGGCGGTGGCCACGCGGGTGCTCGCGGAGGCCGGCTTCGAGAACGTGACGCTCGTGGCCGAGCAGGCCGAGCCCGACCCGGACTTTCCCACCGTGGCCTTCCCGAATCCGGAGGAGCCCGGCGCCCTCGACCTGGCCATCGCGACCGCCCGGGCCGCGGGCGCGGACCTGATCATCGCGAACGATCCCGACGCCGACCGGGTCTCGATCGCCGTCCCCGCCGGCGACGGGTGGCGCCAGCTCACCGGTGACGAGGTGGGCGCCCTCCTGGGCGAGTACCTCGGATCCCGCACCGAGACGGGGGTGTTCGCGAACTCGATCGTCTCCTCCCGCCTGCTCGAGCGGATCGCGTCCGACCACGGCCTCGAGCATCGCACCACCCTCACCGGCTTCAAGTGGATCAGCCGCACCCCGGGGCTGGTCTACGGCTACGAGGAGGCGCTCGGCTACTGCGTCGACCCCGACCGGGTCCGGGACAAGGACGGCATCACCGCCGGCCTCGCGATCGCCCGGCTCGCCGAGGAGTCCGCCCGGGCGGGCCGGACCCTCGCGGACCTCCTCGACGACCTCGCGCGCCGGCACGGGCTGTACGCGACCGCCCCCCTGTCGGTGCGGATGGCCGACCTCGCCGCCATTCCGGCGGCGATGACCCGGCTGCGGGAACAGGGGCCGGCGACCCTCGCCGGTTCGCCCGTGACCTCGGCCATCGACCTGGCGGGCGGCGGCGACCTGCCGCCCACCGACGGCCTCGTCTACCTGACCGAGTCGGGCGACCGGGTGGTCGTGCGCCCCTCGGGAACCGAGCCGAAGATCAAGTGCTACCTCGAGGTGGTGCTCCCGGTCACCGGTGAGGTCGCCCCCGTCCGCGAGCGCGCAGCCGAGCGGTTGGCACGGTTGAGCACGGACATCGCGGCGGCGGCCGGGATCGGCTGA
- the ilvA gene encoding threonine ammonia-lyase IlvA: MSTASPSAATAAPVVSAAAIREATQRLQGVVDRTALTHWKRMSRATGARVLIKREDQQAVRSYKVRGALNLMLSLTPEQRARGVVAASAGNHGQGVAEGCHDLGITGHIFLPRTTPRQKLQRIGELGGDMVHLHSVGSTYDEAYAASAAYAREHGAVPVHPFDDPRTIIGQGTVAKEIHDQLGSSPDIVVVPVGGGGLISGVASYLAEASPTTRVIGVEPAGASSMIAALAAGEPVTLAEIDNFVDGAAVRRVGDLPYEIVSRLRLRMAAVPEGRLCSEMLRLYQTEGIITEPAGALALAALGPLGSGAPVEISPGSTVVCVLTGSNNDVSRYAEVMERSLVHEGLRHYFLIDFPQQPGSLRLFLDEVLGPDDDISLFEYAKRSNRETGPAFVGLTLGRAGDYEPLLARMAATGLTYRVIAPDSPLFHLFV; this comes from the coding sequence GTGTCCACCGCCTCCCCCTCCGCCGCGACCGCCGCCCCCGTGGTGAGCGCCGCCGCGATCCGCGAGGCCACCCAGCGACTCCAGGGCGTGGTCGACCGCACGGCGCTCACCCACTGGAAGCGGATGAGCCGGGCCACCGGGGCCCGGGTCCTCATCAAGCGCGAGGATCAGCAGGCCGTGCGCTCCTATAAGGTCCGCGGGGCCCTCAACCTCATGCTCTCCCTCACCCCGGAGCAGCGGGCGCGGGGCGTGGTCGCGGCGAGCGCGGGCAACCACGGCCAGGGCGTGGCCGAGGGCTGCCACGACCTCGGGATCACCGGGCACATCTTCCTCCCGCGCACCACGCCGCGGCAGAAGCTCCAGCGCATCGGCGAGCTCGGCGGCGACATGGTGCACCTGCATTCCGTGGGCTCGACCTACGACGAGGCCTACGCCGCCTCGGCCGCCTATGCCCGGGAGCACGGTGCCGTGCCGGTGCACCCGTTCGACGATCCGCGCACGATCATCGGGCAGGGGACCGTGGCCAAGGAGATCCACGACCAGCTCGGCTCCTCCCCGGACATCGTGGTCGTGCCCGTGGGCGGGGGCGGGCTCATCAGCGGGGTCGCCTCCTACCTCGCGGAGGCGAGCCCGACGACGCGGGTGATCGGAGTGGAACCCGCCGGTGCGTCGTCCATGATCGCCGCGCTCGCCGCAGGCGAGCCGGTCACGCTGGCCGAGATCGACAACTTCGTCGACGGGGCCGCGGTGCGCCGGGTCGGCGACCTGCCGTATGAGATCGTCTCCCGCCTTCGGCTGCGGATGGCCGCCGTGCCGGAGGGGCGGCTGTGCTCGGAGATGCTGCGGCTCTACCAGACCGAGGGCATCATCACCGAGCCCGCCGGGGCGCTCGCGCTGGCCGCGCTCGGGCCGCTCGGCTCCGGCGCGCCCGTGGAGATCTCGCCGGGCTCGACCGTCGTGTGCGTGCTCACCGGCAGCAACAACGACGTCTCCCGGTACGCGGAGGTGATGGAGCGTTCGCTCGTGCACGAGGGGCTGCGGCACTACTTCCTCATCGACTTCCCGCAGCAGCCGGGATCCCTGCGGTTGTTCCTCGACGAGGTGCTCGGGCCCGACGACGACATCTCCCTGTTCGAGTACGCGAAGCGGTCGAACCGGGAGACCGGGCCCGCGTTCGTGGGCCTCACGCTCGGGCGGGCCGGCGACTACGAACCGCTGCTCGCGCGGATGGCGGCGACCGGACTCACGTATCGGGTGATCGCGCCGGACTCGCCGCTCTTCCACCTGTTCGTCTAG
- a CDS encoding nucleoside hydrolase, which translates to MPTKMILDCDPGVDDTMALMYAALHPEIDLLAVSTVWGNVDVATATRNALHTLELVGAGAVPVAQGAGQSLRGEAHGYGFFVHGDDGQGNVYDGAPVGPAASTTGAQQIIDVARAHPGEAWLVAVGPLTNLAVALALEPELPTLVAGVSIMGGAALAPGNATPVAEANIWHDPEAADAVFRADWDIIMAGLDVTMKVLISPQRRAILDAGGRAARYMSGILQFYGDFCAATAFNSWNATMHDTIAVAAAAGTLTIHEAPVVDVAVDCSGGPSHGATLCDLRGKYAGYPAQEGAHCTVLLDVDDGIADEVVALIAAYDG; encoded by the coding sequence ATGCCGACGAAGATGATTCTCGACTGCGATCCCGGTGTCGACGACACCATGGCACTGATGTATGCGGCGCTGCATCCCGAGATCGACCTCCTGGCGGTGAGCACCGTCTGGGGGAACGTGGACGTGGCCACGGCGACCCGCAATGCGCTGCACACCCTCGAGCTGGTGGGTGCCGGAGCAGTACCGGTCGCGCAGGGCGCCGGTCAGTCGCTGCGCGGGGAGGCCCACGGCTACGGGTTCTTCGTGCACGGCGACGACGGTCAGGGGAACGTCTACGACGGTGCGCCCGTCGGTCCGGCGGCGTCGACGACGGGCGCGCAGCAGATCATCGACGTCGCCCGAGCCCATCCCGGTGAGGCCTGGCTCGTGGCGGTCGGGCCGCTGACGAACCTGGCGGTCGCACTCGCGCTCGAACCGGAACTTCCCACGCTCGTCGCCGGCGTCTCGATCATGGGCGGCGCCGCGCTGGCGCCGGGGAACGCGACACCCGTCGCCGAGGCGAATATCTGGCACGACCCGGAGGCGGCCGATGCGGTCTTCCGTGCCGACTGGGACATCATCATGGCCGGGCTCGACGTGACGATGAAGGTCCTGATCAGCCCGCAGCGTCGAGCGATCCTGGACGCGGGCGGTCGGGCCGCGCGGTACATGTCGGGGATCCTGCAGTTCTACGGCGACTTCTGTGCCGCCACGGCGTTCAACAGCTGGAACGCGACGATGCACGACACCATCGCGGTGGCGGCCGCGGCGGGAACCCTCACGATCCATGAGGCACCCGTGGTCGACGTGGCTGTGGATTGTTCCGGTGGGCCGTCCCACGGTGCCACCCTCTGCGATCTGCGGGGCAAGTACGCGGGCTATCCCGCACAGGAGGGTGCGCACTGCACGGTCCTGCTCGACGTCGACGACGGGATCGCGGACGAGGTGGTCGCGCTCATCGCCGCGTACGACGGGTAG
- a CDS encoding ABC transporter permease, which translates to MASIQIAGPGSRPRRRRGGQGPHPVVVGSVGSVVILLVWWAVASVFFTGPGALPTPLEVLLQFPADGLGFYWTNLQVTLVEAAQGYLLGAVLALLLAVLVLLVPSLERAGTQLAVVTYCLPPVAVAPVVFLLLGAPSPGDPSRTATCLAALLVFFLVYTNAVLGFRSADRQSLELVQAYGGRRRHQLLKVQLPASVPALIGGLKIAAPIAVLGAILGEYAGGVDKGLGPALLTAQRQVDAPRTFAIGLLSAAVAGGWFALLALVERLARLRLGGGGAELSRGPVAGGRGGGPWLAVVLGAGALAFLLLLWWLGLLAIDASPFVSKTPGDVWRYLFVDEAAAGNREIVLGNIAVTLADAGLGFVAGLIVAFALAVAMTLIPSLSHVVLPWALVIQLVPLVAMAPVIILLFGRGTATVAVLGGLIVFFPGLVNISMGLRTPPQEMLELVAVYGGGRPAQLRKVRLAACVPALFAAIKIGVPAAINGALLAEWLATGRGVGGNITTAMSSGNNIAVWAHVVVMTGVALGLYALVVVLEKAVLRRQFT; encoded by the coding sequence ATGGCGAGTATCCAGATCGCAGGTCCGGGCAGCAGGCCGCGTCGGCGCCGGGGCGGGCAGGGGCCGCATCCGGTCGTCGTCGGCTCGGTCGGCTCCGTTGTGATCCTGCTGGTGTGGTGGGCGGTCGCGTCGGTGTTCTTCACCGGGCCCGGCGCGCTCCCCACCCCGCTGGAGGTCCTCCTGCAGTTTCCCGCGGACGGGCTGGGCTTCTACTGGACGAATCTCCAGGTGACACTCGTCGAGGCCGCCCAGGGCTACCTACTCGGAGCGGTCCTCGCGCTACTCCTGGCCGTCCTGGTCCTGCTGGTCCCGAGCCTGGAACGTGCGGGAACACAGTTGGCGGTCGTGACGTACTGCCTGCCGCCGGTCGCCGTGGCGCCCGTCGTCTTCCTGCTCCTCGGGGCGCCGAGCCCCGGTGATCCGTCGCGGACCGCGACCTGCCTGGCCGCGCTGCTCGTGTTCTTCCTCGTGTACACGAATGCCGTCCTCGGGTTCAGGTCCGCCGACCGGCAGAGCCTGGAACTCGTCCAGGCCTACGGCGGGAGGCGCCGGCACCAGCTCCTCAAGGTCCAATTGCCGGCCTCCGTCCCGGCGCTCATCGGAGGGCTCAAGATCGCCGCGCCGATCGCGGTGCTCGGGGCGATCCTCGGCGAATACGCGGGTGGTGTGGACAAGGGGCTCGGCCCCGCGCTGCTCACCGCCCAACGACAGGTGGACGCACCGCGGACGTTCGCGATCGGCCTGCTGTCCGCGGCCGTGGCGGGAGGGTGGTTCGCGCTGCTCGCCCTGGTCGAACGACTCGCCCGGCTCCGGCTGGGCGGAGGTGGCGCGGAACTCAGCCGTGGTCCGGTTGCCGGCGGGCGCGGCGGTGGCCCGTGGCTTGCGGTGGTGCTGGGCGCCGGTGCCCTGGCCTTCCTGCTCCTCCTCTGGTGGCTCGGGCTGTTGGCCATCGATGCCTCACCGTTCGTCAGCAAGACTCCCGGTGACGTCTGGCGCTACCTGTTCGTGGATGAGGCGGCGGCAGGCAATAGGGAGATCGTCCTCGGGAATATCGCGGTCACGTTGGCGGATGCGGGACTGGGGTTCGTGGCCGGCCTGATCGTCGCCTTCGCTCTCGCGGTCGCGATGACGCTCATCCCGTCCCTGTCGCACGTCGTGCTGCCGTGGGCGCTCGTCATCCAGCTGGTGCCGTTGGTGGCGATGGCACCCGTGATCATCCTGCTGTTCGGGCGAGGGACGGCGACGGTGGCGGTTCTGGGCGGACTGATCGTGTTCTTCCCCGGCCTGGTGAACATCTCGATGGGGCTGCGCACCCCGCCGCAGGAGATGCTCGAACTCGTGGCGGTGTACGGCGGCGGCCGCCCCGCACAGCTCCGCAAGGTGCGCCTCGCCGCGTGCGTGCCCGCGCTCTTCGCGGCGATCAAGATCGGTGTGCCCGCGGCGATCAACGGGGCGCTCCTGGCCGAGTGGCTAGCGACGGGACGAGGGGTGGGCGGAAACATCACGACGGCCATGAGCAGTGGCAACAACATCGCCGTCTGGGCGCACGTCGTCGTGATGACAGGTGTCGCGCTCGGGCTCTATGCGCTCGTGGTGGTGCTGGAGAAGGCGGTGTTGCGACGGCAATTCACGTGA